The window AGAGAGAAAGGGATTTTGTGATTCCAAGTGATGGACGAGATGAACAGCTCAAAGGCCACAGATAAGATCATGGCAAATACAATAGACTGCACGCAAGACTTTTGTTTGTGATAAGATTGCTGATGGTTTTTGAACGTCAAATATGACTGGTAATAGTCTTCTTTCCCCCACTGACGTGCCTTATCCTCATAGCAAGTTCCAGCTGAAGTCAAATGCAGACTTATTGCTGAATCCATTGACAGTAAGCGATTTTGATCATTATGTGCTGAAATTGATCAGATCTCATCTAATTTTAAACCAAAAAGAACAAAGATATGATCGGATTTTGGAATCGAGTATGACTTCTCTgcattcgattttaatcaaatgaTATGATCTCAAAGGTTCCTATCATATCTTCCCATTCTATGACGAGGGATTAAAGTaaggaaaagaaaaggcaaaggaaAGCACAAGACTCCACAGCCATGGGTCGATCCACAAGGAAAGGGACTCGATGCTTCTTGTATGGTGGCCAACTCAATCAATGGAAGGCCCCTCCCTCCCTTATCATGGATTCTCTTCCCATCGCCTTCTCAACATGTCATGAGAGGAGATAATATATAGAAAGCTTGGCGCTTTGAGATTAGGACTCGCAGATGAAACGTGGAGAAATCCTGGCCCTTGTTGGGTTCGTTCAAGTGGATAATCCGACATTCTTCATGTATAAGATCCACTAAGCTTCTCGGATTGAGAACTATTTCGGAACGCCCATCCGACCCGCAGTCGGAGAGGGATAGGGTTGAAGTCTTAAAAAGCTACTTGACGCTTCTCGAGTGCGCCTCCCCGTCTCTCTCATTCCGCTTCTTTATCTCTATAAATAGTCTGCTATAGTCATCGCAGCAGCACTTCGAGTAGCAGTAAGCAGGAAGGCCgtttcttctctcttcttgcCTTCGagggttggggaggagaaggtagAGGCGAAGCCATGAGCGCTTACGCTCTCCACCTCGCCATGGCGGCGCTCGTGGGCGCCTCCTTCGTCGCCGTATCCGCCTACTATGTCCACCGCAAAACCCTAGCCCAGCTCCTCGAGCTCGCGCGCGCCGTCGACCGCGATCGGGACGGCGGCGCCGATGGCGAAGGGGACGGGACCTTCAGGCGCGGCCCGTCGCTACGACACGGTGGCCGCCGGAAGGGTCCCGGGTACTACCGCCGCGGCGCCGGGTCGGTGTCGCTCCCGGACGTGATGGCGGCGGTGGAtggagaggaggaagatgaggaggagagggtCCAGAGGCGGCGGCCTGTTGTGAATGGCCCGTTCTTGGGGGACGCGGATGAGGTTGCCCTCCGGGGCTTCCCGATTCCCCCTGGGTTGCCCCGGCTGCAGACAGTTCCGGAAGGTATTAATGGATCACTATTCTCTGCTTTCTACGCAAAATGATAGGGTTTTTTTTTCTTGCGTTGGTACTTTAGCAATGATGAACATATTAATTTCGTGTGCTGCATCTTTATGCTTTGTGAAGAAGGGAGATTCACTAATCAAAATTATATTAGACGTGTTTGATGGATCATACGTACATATATTTCCCGCTAGAGGCGATATTTAGTTTATGTTTGTTGATTGGAACACGCGCTCTGTTTATGACTTTCCATATCCGACTAATGAAAGGGACTCCTGTTCCTACTGATTATTAATCAATTATCTTGCTTTCCTCGGTCTCTCTTCAGTCTAAAATTGCCCTTATTTGGTAAAAGCGTCTTATATTTGTCATATCGATGATTCATCGTCGTGATCTGTTCTACCCACTTGccacatgaatcatctttcagccTTTGACATGgcagatcaaataattttttgtttAATTTCTCTTCATAGTTCATGGAACAATTAGCGTTGCTACTTTATGTTCAGGGTCAATCTCTGAGGTGCATAGCATTTACATACCTTTGCGTTTCAAGCCCATCAAGTATTTGTTGTTTTCTTTTGGGTGGCTATTCAGTAGTTTTGTGATGTTGTACTGCTCTAAGCACGGACACGGACACGGACACGGACACGGACACGGACACGGACACGGACACGGACACGGACACGGACACGGACACGGACACGGGCACGGGCACGGGCACGGGCACGGGCACGGGCACGGGCACGGGCACGGGGCACGGGGCACGGGGCACGGGGCACGGGGCACGGGGCACGAGGCACGGTGACAcaccattttttaaaaaaataagacatGGACACGACAAGGACacgtattttttaatatatatgtgTCTATCATATTCaattaacatgagttttatagtatttatatttaaattttataaactcagcaatgtgaacaaataaatatcatcatcatatcatcatataggttgaaacaattaaaattatctaaatttaaGTATCCAAAACAAAAGTTGAATGCCACGTGAGCGTAGCGCTGCACGTGAGTGTCAGTGTGACAATCTCTAGATTTTCTTTTCAGCTCTCTTTTCAGTTGGTAAACTAGAGTTGTATACGTGCTATATATTTGACAATGGATCATAATTAAGCTTTAGTACTGACAGCTCCAGAACCAAGTTCAACAAGCCAACTGTTGATTTTCTCTAAAAGAATAGTATCTGCAGCttagaaccttttttttttctcttattttaaaTGAATGGAAGGGTGCATTAGATTTATTACATGGAATATGAATCACCGTTTAAACTTTTATACCTGATTTTTCCAGTCGGTATTATAGTATATGTGTCATCAATTTCATATATGCATGCAAATGATGTCTAACTTTCTTCTTGGCTGTGATTATGCTTGGAATTAAAGTGGTACTCCTGATGTTTCAGGTAATAAGCAATCTGTTCATTCAAGTTTCAATAAAAGAGCAGCGCATGGTATCAGACCAACTTCTCCTAAGTCTCCTGTTGCCAGTGCTAGTGCCTTTGGGAGCCAAGAGGGATCTGATGAAGATGATAATCTACCAAATGATTCTGGACTTGACAATACCTACTTGGAAACTAATGGAGACATTGTAAGTTTAGTTCTTTAGGCATTTTTGCCATAAAATATTGTTTCTTTCATTCTTAAAATGACAGGATGCTCTTTTTATGGTGTATGTATGAATCTGTCAGTCTTGTTGAGCAAGTGTTTTTTCTTACCTTGCTATCATTATGTAGGGCTGTCCTCAACACATTTTTTGGAACAAATTAATAGGAGGTTTTCTATGTTACCATAGTCTCTTGAAAGCAGAAGAGTGTTTCTGTTCTTCAacgtttttcttatttattttcttactttGTGGAATGTGCTAGTTGAATCTTTATATTAAGTTTCTTGAAGTTGTGATGGCATAGACATGAGAAAAGTTCTCTGAGTTGATGAAGTCATCTTGAAGTCTTTGCTTACTGCATGAGAAAGGGGAGACTGACATTTCTGCTGAGAACTTCCAATTCTAGGACTAGGAAAATGGAAGATTTCTGAATGAAAAAGTAAAAGCTAAGGTGAGATGATAGCCTATAAGAGATCATCGAGAAGCCAAAACCCAATCTATTTATGTGCTTAGATTTGCTTTTATTGATGGatctatttttatattatgaatcTTGTCTAAGGAGTATGTATTGCTGGGACTCTAATAAATTAATATGGCTTGATCAGAAGACCTTTCATGGACTTCCAGAATgtgggagcctcatgcactgTGGTGAAATGATACTTGAATTTAGCCCTAAACCATAAACCCTAACAAAATgtggtgataaaatggaagcttgACATGAGAGAACATAGCTAAAATATATATGAAGAAGACTTGCTAAAGAAATGAATTTTCAGCAAGGTTGCAGGGTTGTGGTCAGGTTACCAAGTAATAGCATTGatgtgatatttatttttatcttcctcactaaaatataaaagataagtAACTGTATAATAGtaacaatatgcttagttctctgTCCTTGCTTGGTTTCGTATGTGATGATTCTTGAACTCTTCATGTTAAATCAGTTCAAATTATTCTTTTTAAtttagttgttgcagttaaattaTCTGAGGACATGGAGGGCCATGTCAAATctgtgttaaaaaaaaaatgatgccgTCCTTAAACAGTTGGAATTCTAGCCTGTTGTGTATCTATCTCTGAATTTTAATGTCAAAGCTTTCTTTACATCTGTTTGCTAGAATTGCTTCTTGATATTGCATTACCTTTCTTGCAATCCTGATATATTTCTATTATGTTTGGTTCTTCTTTTTTGTCTTTGATGTTATTATGTATTTCTTTAAAAGACATTATTGATACAGACCCAAGGGTCAAATCTGACTAAAATtggaatatatttttaaaaggatCAAGAGAATAAGAATTTGTTTCAAGCTTTGCCTGATCATATCACTGACAATGGGGATCAGAAGTCATTAGCTGCATCTAGTATTATCCGATCTCACAGTGTATCTGGTAATCTTCACGGTGGCCAGCCTCACCCAGTAGCAGCTGATATTCTTAGAAAAGAGCCTGAACAAGAAACTTTTGTCAGACTGAGAATTACACCAAATGGTATGGCCCTCTGTTTTCCTGAATTGGTAattatgtttgattttttttaaaacttggATCCTTAGTTCCCTTAATGTTTTTTTTCCCATGCCGTGGCTTAGTTCTGTGCAATATCGAACTGGTATTGAATAAAACTGTTGTTTAGCTTCTTTCAGGAAAGAAGCTTATAATTGCTGCTATCATGTATTTTCCAACTTGTTGTGTTATTATCTGAATGAAAAATTTCCAACTATACCAGTGTCActaaaaatttatgaagacattcATTTTCTAACAACTAATGCTTAACTGATGTGCTTATGTTTATGTATCTGATTGTGTTCTCTACattgtcttttttttattttttataaagagAAACCATCTCCTGATGAAGTCGAGGTCTATAAGATTCTCCAGAATTGTCTTGATCTGAGGGACAGTTATGTCTTTAGGGAGGAGATTGCTCCATGGGAGAAAGAAGTCATAACTGACCCTAGTACACCAAAGCCTAATCCTAGTCCATTTGCCTACACTACTGAGCAGATGTCAGATGTGAGCTTTTTTATTACctatgttttttattttaaactgaAATTCTGCATGAATTTTTCCTCTAATGTCCTGAATGGTTCTTTTTTATTAGCATGTCTTTCAAATGGAAGATGGAGTAGTTCATGTTTATGCAAATAAAGATTGTAAGAAATCTGCTCCAACTGTATTCTGGTACTTTTGTTGCTTATCCACATCAAGTTATCTTTGTATCTaacatttattaaattttttatcagcAATGGACAGAAGACTTTTCCCTGTTGCTGATGCTACAACTTTTTTTACGGACTTGCATCATATTCTTCGAGTGATTGCAGCAGGAAATATTAGAACCGTATGCCATCGccgtttggttcttcttgagcaaGTGATTTTCTTGTCACTTATCATACATATGTTTGGAAACTTGTATCAGTATCTACAATCAGATTATTTTCTATTAGATAAACTTATAATGGCTAAATATATTCAGTGTTTTAATTTGTGCCATAGTAACTGAGATATGACATCTGCCTTGTCTGACAATCTGCAGAAGTTTAACCTTCATTTAATGCTCAATGCGGATAGAGAATTTCTTGCTCAGAAAAGTGCACCACATCGTGATTTTTACAATGTCAGGAAGGTTGATACTCATGTTCATCACTCTGCATGCATGAACCAGAAGCATCTACTTCGATTTATAAAGTCAAAGTTGCGAAAGGAGCCTGATGAGGTTAGAATGTTTTCACTTCTTTATGGTATCTGGCTAACTTGCTGAATAACGAAAAAGATGTGCAGAAAATATTAGTTTAGACCTGTACTATTTAATTGGAAATTGAATCCTCACTTGATGCTTTTCTAGGTTGTAATTTTCAGAGATGGGACTTATTTGACATTGAAAGAGGTTTTTGAGAGTTTGGACTTAACTGGGTAATGAAACATATGTCAAATATATTTATGCAGGACGTTTGTTCAGTTTTCTAGATCCACATTTCTTACTTGTCCGCTTCTATGTAACAGGAGCGACCTAAATGTTGATCTTCTAGATGTCCATGCAGACAAGAGTACATTTCATCGTTTTGATAAGTTCAACCTCAAGTATAATCCTTGTGGCCAGAGTAGGCTAAGGGAGATTTTCTTGAAACAGGACAATCTCATACAAGGTGAGCGTTTCAACTGGTAACTGGTAACCATCCATATATTTATGGCTTTTGT of the Musa acuminata AAA Group cultivar baxijiao chromosome BXJ2-10, Cavendish_Baxijiao_AAA, whole genome shotgun sequence genome contains:
- the LOC135624756 gene encoding probable AMP deaminase isoform X1, with the protein product MSAYALHLAMAALVGASFVAVSAYYVHRKTLAQLLELARAVDRDRDGGADGEGDGTFRRGPSLRHGGRRKGPGYYRRGAGSVSLPDVMAAVDGEEEDEEERVQRRRPVVNGPFLGDADEVALRGFPIPPGLPRLQTVPEGNKQSVHSSFNKRAAHGIRPTSPKSPVASASAFGSQEGSDEDDNLPNDSGLDNTYLETNGDIDQENKNLFQALPDHITDNGDQKSLAASSIIRSHSVSGNLHGGQPHPVAADILRKEPEQETFVRLRITPNEKPSPDEVEVYKILQNCLDLRDSYVFREEIAPWEKEVITDPSTPKPNPSPFAYTTEQMSDHVFQMEDGVVHVYANKDSMDRRLFPVADATTFFTDLHHILRVIAAGNIRTVCHRRLVLLEQKFNLHLMLNADREFLAQKSAPHRDFYNVRKVDTHVHHSACMNQKHLLRFIKSKLRKEPDEVVIFRDGTYLTLKEVFESLDLTGSDLNVDLLDVHADKSTFHRFDKFNLKYNPCGQSRLREIFLKQDNLIQGRFLAELTKQVFSDLAASKYQMAEYRLSIYGRKQSEWDQLASWIVNNELYSENVVWLIQLPRLYNVYKEMGIVTSFQNMLDNIFLPLFEVTVNPDSHPQLHVFLKQVVGLDLVDDESKPERRPTKHMPTPEQWTNVFNPAFSYYVYYCYANLYTLNKLRESKGMTTIKFRPHSGEAGDIDHLATTFLCANNIAHGINLRKSPVLQYLYYLAQIGLAMSPLSNNSLFLDYHRNPLPIFFLRGLNVSLSTDDPLQIHLTKEPLVEEYSIAASVWKLSSCDLCEIARNSVLQSGFSHALKSHWIGKSYYKRGPEGNEIHKTNVPHIRVEFRNMIWKEEMQLVYLGKAIIPDEIDK
- the LOC135624756 gene encoding probable AMP deaminase isoform X2; protein product: MSAYALHLAMAALVGASFVAVSAYYVHRKTLAQLLELARAVDRDRDGGADGEGDGTFRRGPSLRHGGRRKGPGYYRRGAGSVSLPDVMAAVDGEEEDEEERVQRRRPVVNGPFLGDADEVALRGFPIPPGLPRLQTVPEVLVPLGAKRDLMKMIIYQMILDLTIPTWKLMETLEEIAPWEKEVITDPSTPKPNPSPFAYTTEQMSDHVFQMEDGVVHVYANKDSMDRRLFPVADATTFFTDLHHILRVIAAGNIRTVCHRRLVLLEQKFNLHLMLNADREFLAQKSAPHRDFYNVRKVDTHVHHSACMNQKHLLRFIKSKLRKEPDEVVIFRDGTYLTLKEVFESLDLTGSDLNVDLLDVHADKSTFHRFDKFNLKYNPCGQSRLREIFLKQDNLIQGRFLAELTKQVFSDLAASKYQMAEYRLSIYGRKQSEWDQLASWIVNNELYSENVVWLIQLPRLYNVYKEMGIVTSFQNMLDNIFLPLFEVTVNPDSHPQLHVFLKQVVGLDLVDDESKPERRPTKHMPTPEQWTNVFNPAFSYYVYYCYANLYTLNKLRESKGMTTIKFRPHSGEAGDIDHLATTFLCANNIAHGINLRKSPVLQYLYYLAQIGLAMSPLSNNSLFLDYHRNPLPIFFLRGLNVSLSTDDPLQIHLTKEPLVEEYSIAASVWKLSSCDLCEIARNSVLQSGFSHALKSHWIGKSYYKRGPEGNEIHKTNVPHIRVEFRNMIWKEEMQLVYLGKAIIPDEIDK